One Aquisediminimonas profunda genomic region harbors:
- a CDS encoding bifunctional rhamnulose-1-phosphate aldolase/short-chain dehydrogenase, translating into MNMQSAISPAAIPFAIPASRWDDSTAATLSEAELLLYRSNLLGGDLTVTNFGGGNTSAKIMETDPLSGDTVEVLWVKGSGGDIGSMKLDGFATLYQSKLLGLEEHYGGPDDDDKMVGFLPHCTFNLNSRAASIDTPLHSLLPFAHVDHVHPDAIIALAASSGGEATTQKIWGGKIGWLGWKRPGYTLGVQLRDYVKANPGIAGVMLAGHGIICWADSAKACYEHTVQLIADAASYLNDALASKSAFGGQKVAPNPDRAAIAANLMPRLRGLMTGARRKVGHYSDDAEVLEFTGSANFERLAALGTSCPDHFLRTKIAPLTLDPARLQDDAYLSGMIAAYRDHYAAYYERCRRANSPAMRDSNPVVVLVPGVGRLTFAADKTTARLAGEFYGNAINVMRGAEAIGDYIALDEQEAFDIEYWLLEEAKLQRMPAPKPMVGRIALVTGGAGGIGAATAARLLQDGACVMLADRDGLAVEDVRAGFARQFNPDVVRATVCDVTDEAQVVAAFDACAREFGGLDILVANAGIASSAPIEATTVALWDRNYDVLSKGYFLTSRAAWPLLRQMKDQGGTSVVFIGSKNAVAAAAGASAYASAKAAANHLARCLALEGAPAGIRVNIVNPDAVIRGSKIWDGDWRKERAGTHGIDPGKELEEHYRQRSMLGRDVLPEDVAEAAYWLASDMSAKSTGNMINVDAGNAQAFTR; encoded by the coding sequence ATGAACATGCAATCTGCCATTTCGCCCGCCGCGATTCCGTTCGCGATTCCCGCAAGCCGCTGGGATGACTCAACCGCCGCAACCTTGAGCGAGGCAGAGCTTTTGCTTTATCGCTCCAACCTGTTGGGCGGAGACCTGACCGTGACCAACTTTGGCGGAGGCAATACCTCGGCGAAGATCATGGAGACCGACCCGCTTTCAGGCGATACGGTTGAAGTGCTTTGGGTCAAGGGATCAGGCGGCGATATCGGATCCATGAAGCTCGACGGCTTTGCCACGCTCTACCAAAGCAAGTTGCTAGGGCTTGAAGAACATTATGGCGGGCCGGACGACGACGACAAGATGGTCGGCTTCCTGCCGCACTGCACCTTCAACCTGAACAGCCGCGCGGCGAGCATCGACACGCCATTGCACTCATTGCTGCCCTTTGCCCATGTCGATCATGTTCATCCTGACGCGATCATTGCCCTCGCTGCCAGTTCGGGCGGCGAAGCGACGACGCAGAAAATCTGGGGCGGCAAGATCGGCTGGCTTGGCTGGAAACGGCCCGGCTACACGCTTGGCGTCCAACTGCGCGACTATGTGAAGGCCAATCCCGGCATCGCCGGTGTCATGCTCGCAGGTCACGGCATCATCTGCTGGGCGGACAGTGCCAAAGCCTGTTACGAGCATACGGTGCAATTGATCGCGGATGCGGCAAGCTACCTGAACGACGCATTGGCGAGCAAGTCGGCCTTCGGCGGGCAGAAGGTCGCCCCGAACCCGGACCGCGCGGCGATTGCCGCCAATCTCATGCCCCGCCTGCGCGGCCTCATGACAGGCGCTCGCCGCAAAGTCGGCCATTATTCTGATGATGCCGAGGTGTTGGAGTTCACTGGATCGGCGAATTTCGAGCGGCTCGCAGCACTCGGCACATCCTGCCCCGACCATTTTTTGCGGACCAAGATCGCGCCGCTCACGCTCGATCCGGCGCGACTTCAGGATGATGCCTATCTTTCCGGGATGATCGCAGCCTACCGCGATCACTATGCAGCCTATTACGAGCGCTGCAGACGCGCCAATTCTCCGGCGATGCGGGATTCCAACCCGGTGGTCGTCCTCGTCCCCGGTGTCGGTCGCCTGACCTTTGCCGCCGACAAGACGACCGCAAGGCTGGCTGGTGAATTCTACGGCAACGCGATCAATGTCATGCGCGGGGCCGAGGCTATTGGCGACTATATCGCACTGGACGAGCAAGAAGCCTTCGACATCGAATACTGGTTGCTGGAAGAAGCAAAGCTGCAACGCATGCCCGCACCCAAACCCATGGTCGGCAGGATCGCGCTGGTCACGGGCGGTGCCGGCGGCATTGGCGCGGCAACCGCGGCTCGCCTGCTGCAAGACGGCGCTTGCGTCATGCTGGCCGATCGCGATGGCCTTGCTGTGGAAGACGTCCGTGCCGGATTTGCCAGACAGTTCAACCCGGATGTCGTTCGTGCAACCGTCTGCGACGTCACCGATGAAGCGCAAGTAGTCGCCGCCTTTGATGCCTGCGCGCGCGAATTTGGCGGGCTCGACATTCTCGTTGCAAACGCGGGCATTGCGAGTTCGGCGCCGATTGAGGCCACCACCGTCGCGCTTTGGGACCGCAACTATGACGTACTTTCAAAAGGCTATTTCTTGACCAGCCGCGCGGCTTGGCCCCTGCTCCGCCAGATGAAGGATCAAGGCGGCACCAGCGTTGTCTTTATCGGTTCGAAGAATGCAGTGGCCGCGGCGGCAGGCGCGTCTGCCTATGCCAGTGCCAAGGCAGCGGCGAACCACCTTGCCCGTTGTCTTGCCCTTGAAGGTGCGCCCGCTGGCATCCGCGTCAACATAGTCAACCCCGATGCCGTGATCCGCGGCAGCAAGATTTGGGATGGTGACTGGCGCAAGGAACGTGCAGGCACACATGGGATCGACCCGGGCAAGGAACTCGAAGAACATTATCGCCAGCGCTCGATGCTTGGACGCGATGTCCTGCCGGAAGATGTCGCGGAGGCCGCCTATTGGCTCGCAAGCGATATGTCTGCAAAGTCCACCGGCAACATGATCAATGTGGACGCAGGCAATGCCCAAGCGTTCACCCGCTGA
- a CDS encoding carbohydrate kinase, with amino-acid sequence MARFRGHPVEAIVPVAHGAAIAGIRNGELAFASPDYEWPIPDVCLSEYRAQRDAFAVTGSPALPAGLNLGSQLHYLEWLDRARFEQSTLMPYAQYWAWLLSGVAVSEVTSLGCHSDIWAPEAGDFSPMACRRGWAGQFAPLVSANAVLGTLRPALAAQTGLSPNVRIHAGIHDSNAALIAARGFREFSGQEATILSTGTWFIALRSPREPVDIAALPETRDCLVNVDAYGQPVPSARVMGGREIELLGARIDRPGTAGLSDVLAAKSMALPSQVPGCGPFPNREPRLVDWPSDPEEQAAAVALYAALMADTVLDLIGSVERLLVEGRFAASELFTRALARLRPNTQVFTASGETDVSLGALRLIHQDLTPSGALVRVEPLEADIAGYKEIWIARMGGEL; translated from the coding sequence TTGGCTCGTTTCCGCGGCCATCCGGTTGAGGCCATTGTTCCGGTCGCCCACGGCGCTGCAATTGCTGGAATCCGGAATGGCGAACTGGCCTTTGCCTCGCCCGACTATGAATGGCCGATTCCCGACGTATGCCTCTCCGAATATCGGGCCCAGCGCGACGCATTCGCGGTCACGGGGTCGCCCGCGCTGCCGGCCGGGCTCAATCTCGGTAGTCAGCTTCACTATCTCGAATGGCTCGACCGGGCGCGTTTCGAGCAGTCGACGCTTATGCCATATGCGCAATATTGGGCCTGGCTGCTTTCCGGCGTTGCCGTCAGCGAGGTCACCAGCCTGGGCTGCCATTCTGATATTTGGGCGCCGGAAGCGGGAGACTTCTCACCAATGGCCTGTCGCCGGGGCTGGGCAGGCCAGTTCGCGCCGCTGGTCAGCGCCAATGCGGTCCTGGGGACGCTTCGGCCTGCACTCGCCGCGCAGACGGGCTTGTCACCTAATGTGCGCATTCACGCCGGCATTCACGATTCCAACGCCGCCCTGATCGCTGCGCGCGGATTTCGTGAATTCAGTGGACAGGAAGCGACGATCCTTTCCACCGGAACCTGGTTCATTGCCTTGCGTTCGCCGCGCGAGCCGGTCGACATCGCGGCGTTGCCCGAGACCCGAGACTGCCTGGTTAACGTCGACGCCTACGGTCAGCCGGTGCCTTCGGCGCGGGTCATGGGCGGGCGCGAGATCGAATTGCTTGGCGCCCGCATCGACAGGCCTGGAACGGCTGGTCTCTCGGATGTGCTGGCCGCGAAATCGATGGCACTGCCAAGCCAGGTGCCTGGTTGTGGACCCTTCCCGAATCGCGAGCCCCGCCTTGTCGACTGGCCGTCCGATCCGGAGGAGCAAGCGGCTGCCGTCGCACTCTATGCGGCGCTGATGGCGGATACTGTTCTCGACCTTATCGGTTCCGTGGAAAGGCTGCTTGTCGAAGGTCGCTTCGCCGCGTCCGAACTCTTCACGCGTGCGCTCGCCCGACTGCGCCCGAACACACAAGTGTTCACGGCGAGCGGCGAAACTGACGTTTCGCTCGGGGCGTTGCGCCTGATTCACCAGGACCTCACACCGTCAGGCGCGCTGGTCCGGGTCGAACCGCTCGAGGCTGATATTGCCGGATACAAGGAGATTTGGATCGCACGAATGGGGGGAGAGTTATGA
- a CDS encoding MFS transporter translates to MTTAKQAQGTWRDTILAGLANYIDSGSIVAGSVALALWKDIYGLTDSFIGLIAAFSANAISAGVGAFIGGWLCDRFGRKKIYQYDMLFYAVGMLFLIFASAAWMIIAGFLLVGLAVGADIPASWSLIAEQAPDDRRGAHSGVAQVLWNLGPVVVLGAAYFLKPFGIDGIRWLFIHLAVLALALTFLRSRMRESQRWEEAQAKKGSALSSWAELFSPRYLAAMLYLIVMYGFWNLWAGYNGFFTPYLIEQNHLPQWAATILPASNFLLGIISLLVVFMPLSDKVNQRTLFGLSALLQVVGMAMLAVFGFTLQTVLLHVVIMGIAGGFGAQSFFQLWSSELFPTAIRSRAQGVTFAVVRVSLGVWSLAVPSLASNDFATLAWILTGFLAASGIVGWIWAPSNEGKSLEQLEAERLSS, encoded by the coding sequence ATGACCACGGCGAAGCAAGCACAGGGAACGTGGCGGGACACGATTTTGGCAGGTCTGGCGAACTATATCGATTCCGGCTCGATCGTGGCCGGGTCTGTTGCGCTGGCGCTCTGGAAGGACATTTACGGTCTGACCGACAGCTTCATCGGTCTCATCGCCGCGTTCAGCGCCAATGCGATTTCGGCCGGGGTCGGAGCGTTCATTGGCGGCTGGCTTTGCGACCGGTTCGGACGCAAAAAGATCTACCAGTACGACATGCTGTTCTACGCCGTTGGCATGCTCTTCCTGATCTTCGCGAGTGCGGCCTGGATGATCATCGCCGGGTTCCTTCTGGTCGGCCTTGCGGTCGGTGCGGACATTCCGGCGAGCTGGTCGCTGATTGCCGAACAGGCGCCAGACGATCGGCGCGGTGCGCATAGTGGCGTTGCCCAAGTGCTTTGGAATCTCGGGCCGGTTGTGGTCCTCGGTGCGGCCTATTTCCTCAAGCCTTTCGGGATTGACGGAATTCGCTGGTTGTTCATCCATCTTGCCGTGTTGGCGCTGGCCCTGACCTTCCTGCGTTCCAGAATGCGGGAGTCCCAGCGATGGGAAGAGGCGCAAGCCAAGAAGGGCAGCGCGTTGTCGAGCTGGGCCGAGCTGTTCAGCCCGCGCTACCTGGCGGCAATGCTCTACCTGATCGTGATGTATGGATTCTGGAACCTTTGGGCGGGTTATAACGGCTTTTTTACTCCGTACCTGATCGAGCAAAATCACTTGCCGCAATGGGCCGCGACCATCCTTCCGGCGAGCAATTTTCTGCTCGGAATCATTTCTTTGCTGGTGGTTTTCATGCCGCTATCGGACAAGGTCAACCAGCGCACGCTGTTTGGTCTTTCGGCGCTGTTGCAGGTGGTCGGCATGGCCATGCTGGCGGTGTTCGGATTTACTCTGCAGACTGTGTTGCTCCACGTTGTCATCATGGGCATTGCTGGCGGCTTCGGCGCGCAGAGCTTTTTCCAGCTTTGGAGTTCGGAGCTTTTCCCGACCGCAATTCGCAGCCGCGCTCAGGGGGTCACCTTCGCGGTGGTGCGGGTCAGCCTGGGCGTCTGGAGCCTTGCGGTGCCTTCGCTTGCGTCAAACGATTTTGCCACGCTTGCCTGGATCCTGACCGGGTTCCTCGCCGCCAGCGGGATCGTTGGCTGGATTTGGGCGCCCAGCAATGAAGGCAAGTCGCTTGAACAGCTTGAGGCCGAGCGCCTGTCATCCTAG
- a CDS encoding DeoR/GlpR family DNA-binding transcription regulator has protein sequence MHASQRETHIIAAMKPSGFVSYRDLEASLDASAATIRRDLSRLEEQGRIIRVHGGAKLAEGGRKPPMLRLAGTPFDQSITQNLSAKQAIGRAAAALCELGEGVMIDGGTTTLQMCPHLAGLDLQVLTNSLHIVTALLPQAGTKILLPSGVVFREQNIILAPAGEESMPRFHAPKLFMGAAAVGPHGAMQADVVLVAAERRLIDRAEQVILLVDSTKFQSTSGAIVCDLEEIDLVITDAGIEPAAREMLEHAGIQVIVAQ, from the coding sequence ATGCATGCCAGCCAACGTGAAACGCATATTATCGCGGCGATGAAGCCCAGCGGCTTCGTCAGCTATCGCGATCTCGAGGCATCGCTCGACGCTTCTGCGGCGACAATTCGCCGTGACTTGAGCCGTCTGGAGGAACAGGGTCGGATCATTCGAGTTCATGGCGGGGCAAAGCTGGCGGAAGGCGGTCGCAAGCCACCGATGCTGCGACTGGCGGGTACGCCGTTCGACCAGTCGATTACCCAAAACCTCTCTGCCAAGCAGGCGATCGGTCGCGCAGCTGCGGCGCTCTGCGAGCTGGGGGAGGGGGTCATGATCGATGGAGGAACCACAACGCTGCAAATGTGCCCGCACCTTGCCGGTCTCGATCTTCAGGTGCTGACGAATTCCCTCCATATTGTCACGGCACTTCTGCCGCAGGCTGGCACCAAGATCCTTCTGCCTTCGGGTGTCGTGTTTCGCGAACAGAATATCATTCTTGCCCCGGCGGGCGAGGAATCGATGCCGCGATTCCATGCGCCCAAGCTTTTCATGGGTGCCGCCGCTGTCGGCCCTCATGGCGCGATGCAGGCTGACGTTGTGCTCGTTGCGGCGGAGCGTCGCCTGATTGATCGCGCCGAGCAGGTGATCCTGCTAGTCGATTCAACCAAGTTCCAATCGACGTCCGGTGCAATTGTCTGCGACCTGGAGGAGATTGATTTGGTGATCACCGATGCCGGGATCGAACCAGCCGCGCGGGAGATGCTTGAACATGCGGGGATTCAGGTGATCGTGGCTCAATAG